TTGTATTATGATGACTCCAATTCTAGAAAAAATTGCCCTATTTATTAGTGTAGCCTTAATGATTGTTATTAGCTATTGGTTAGGACAACAATCATATAATTGGATGCCAGTTGCAGCAACAGCAGAAGCGAAACACGTTGATGATTTATTTAGCTTTTTAGTAGCTTTAGGTTCCTTTATTTTTTTAGGTGTTGTCGGGATGATTGTTTTCTCAATTATTACCTGTCGAGCCGATGAGAATGATTACACCGAAGGACATCCCTCTAGAGGCAATAATAAGCTAGAATTTTTCTGGACTGCTACTCCGACGATTTTGGTCTTGTGGATTGGTTGGCAAAGCTTTAATATTTATCAGCAGTTAGATATTGAAGGACTGAATAAAATAATCGATCTAAAGGCTTCAGAATCAGGGAATAAGTCAATGTTAATTGCTCAAAAAATACCTAATCAAATAGAAGAGATTGAAGTCATTGCTAAACAGTGGGACTGGACATTTCGCTATCCCCAGTCAAATATTACAACGTCTGAACTACATCTACCCCAGAATAAACGGGTGCGACTGATTTTAGAATCAGAGGATGTCATTCATGGTTTCTATGTGCCTGAATTTCGCTTTAAACAAGATATGATTCCTAATCATAGGCTCAATTTCACCTTTACACCTTTAAAAGAGGGAAAATATAAGCTTCATGATTCTCAATTTAGTGGAACTTATTTTGCGCTAATGGAAGCAGATGTTTATATAGATTCCCCTGAAGCTTATGGTCAATGGTTGCAGTCGGCTCATAATAACATCCTAAAACCTAGTTTAGCCGCAACAGAACACGCTCATCAACCTCGGCAACTTATTAGAAGTGATTGGCCAACAATAGAACCTGCAACCCCTTTCGTTGCTCAACAATAATTAAGTTCGTAGTGAGAGCTTTAGCTCTTAATTTTAGCCCTAAAGAGCTTACGACAAGCCACAATTTTAACTAATAATCAAAATCATGACACATTCGAGTGCAACTAATCTTAAAGAATCTCAAATAAAACAACAAGCATGGAAACGTTATTTTACATTTAATACCGATCATAAAGTTATTGGCATTCAATATTTAGTCACAACCTTTATTTTTTTCTTAATTGCTGGCATTCTGTCAATGATCCTGCGGGGTGAATTAATTACTCCTCCCTCGGATTTAGTCGATCGCTCTCTCTATAATGGTTTATTTACCCTACACGGGACGGTAATGATCTTTTTGTGGATTATTCCCTCTTTAGTAGGTTTGGCTAATTATCTAATTCCTCTGATGATTGGGGCTAAAGATATGGCATTTCCTAAGCTAAATGCGATCGCTTTTTGGCTAATTCCCATTGGGGGCATTCTCTTATTATCTAGCTTTTTACTGCCAAGCGGATCAGCACAAGCGGGTTGGTGGTCCTATCCTCCTGTTAGTATTCAAAATCCGACGGGTTATCCGATTAACGGCCAAACTATCTGGTTATTGAGCATTATTGTCTTGGGTATCTCTTCCATTATGGGGGGTGTAAATTTTCTGACCACGATTTTAAGGATGCGTGCGCCAGGAATGCACTTTTTTCGGATGCCTATTTTTGTTTGGACGGTACTCAGCGCGCAGTTATTACAATTATTTTGCTTACCTGCGTTAACAGGAGCAGCCATTATGCTACTTTTCGATCTTTCTTTTGGCACTAATTTTTTTAATCCCACATCAGGAGGTGATCCGGTTCTTTATCAACATTTATTTTGGTTTTACTCCCATCCTGCGGTTTATGTGATGGTATTACCAGCCTTTGGCGTATTTTCGGAAGTTATACCCGCTTTTACTCGTAATCCCTTATTTGGCTATAAATCCGTTGCTGTTGCTTCCTTTGGCATCTCTTTAGTCAGTATCTTTGTCTGGGTACATCATATGTTTGCCAGTGGGACTCCTAGCTGGATGCGGATTTTATTTATGTTTTCCACGATGCTTGTGGCTATCCCCACAGGGGTTAAGGTATTTGCTTGGACTGCTACGGTATGGAGGAGTAAACTACATCTAGATACACCCATGTTATTTGCTCTTGGTGGGGTGGTAATGTTTATCATTGGTGGGATTACAGGGGTGATGTTGGGGGCAGTTGCTTTTGATCTCCACGTCAACAATACTTATTTTGTGGTCGGACATTTTCATTATGTCGTTTACAACACGATCACCATGGCATTGTTTGCGGCAATTTATTTCTGGTTTCCGAAAATGACAGGGCGAATGTATCACGAAGGCTGGGGTAAAATTCACTTTTGGCTGACTTTTATTGGAGCAAATCTGACGTTTTTTCCCATGTTGCCTGTAGGTTTACAGGGAATGGTACGTCGTATTTCTTCTTATGATCCTCAATATGCAGGTTGGAATATTCTCGCTAGTTTGGGCGCATTTTTATTAGGAATGGCTACTTTACCTTTTATGGCCAATCTGGTTGTTTCCTGTTTAATTGGTATTCAAGCACCTAATAACCCTTGGTACGCAACGGGGTTAGAATGGGCAACAACTTCACCCCCACCGACAGAAAACTTTGAAACGATTCCAACTGTTACTTTAGCTCCCTATAGTTATGGTTTGCCACAATATTCTACAGTGGATACTACGGATGAAGAAGCCATTAAAAGACATGGTAATTAATTATGACAAATTTTATTGATAACGTTTTGGGGACACCAGCAAGGGATACAAGGGAAGGAAAAAAAGGTAATCTTTTATTTGGCGTTACTGTCTTTCTTCTGTCGGAAAGTATGGTTTTTGTGAGTTTTTTCCTAACCTATATTATCTTGCGCTTGTCTACTAAACAATGGTTGCCCTCTGGTGTTTTGGGGCCGCAATTGTCTATTACTATTATTATTAATACCATTGTTTTATTATCTAGCAGTCTGGTTATTTATCTCGCTGAACGCGCCATCAAAAAATACAAATTAGTGAGATTTCGCTTACTGTGGCTAACGACTTCAGTTATGGGAACCTATTTTTTAGTGGGTACTTTTAAAGAATGGCAGGGGCTAGATTTTGGGTTGTCTACGGGGTTAGTTGGGGCAACGTTTTATCTGTTCACAGGTTTTCACGCTTTACACATTATAGTCGGGATTTTTTTACAAATGTTAATGTTAGTTCGTTCTTTTGTTCGCGGTAACTATAATAGAGGTCATTATGGCGTTATCTCGGTTTCCTTATTCTGGCATTTTGTAGACGGAATTTGGATAATTTTATTCTCCCTACTTTATCTCTGGCAAGCCAAACATTAGTTATCCTTTACTGTTTCCTTTGTTAACCATCACACCTAACTTTGATTATGACTCATTCCCATTCCCATGATCATCACCACCATCATCACCCCGTTTCTAATTATACTCGCGCCTTTCTGATCGGAACTCTCTTAAATGTAGGATTTGTGGCGATAGAATTTTCCTTTGGTTTTTGGACTCAGTCCCTTTCTTTATTAGCTGACGCAGGTCATAATTTAAGTGACGTATTCGGGTTACTTTTAGCTTGGAGTGGTAACTTTTTATCCCAATATCCCCCCACCCAACGTTATACCTATGGCCTCCGTCGTTCTTCGATTTTAGCTGCTTTATTAAACGCTTTGGTCTTACTTTTGGTCATGGGAGGTATTGCTTGGGAAGCAGTTCAACGGATATTTTCTCCGAGTCCTATTCCCGGTATTACTATCATGATTGTTGCTTTGGTTGGGGTTATTATTAATACAATTACTGCCTTGTTATTTATGTCGGGTCGAAATCAGGATTTAAACATTCGTGGGGCTTTTCTCCACATGGCAGCAGATGCAGTGGTTTCTTTTGGGGTAATTCTCACTGGTTTAGCCATTTTACTGACGGGTTGGTTATGGTTTGATCCGGTGGTAAGTTTGATTATTGTTGCCGTTATTGTGGTGGGAACTTGGCAATTATTAAAAGATTCCGTCAATTTAGCTTTAGATGCAGTTCCCGTCGCTATTGAACCCAAAGCTGTTCGGACTTATTTAACGGAACTTCCTGGAGTGACTCAAATTCATGATCTTCATATTTGGGCCATGAGTACCCGTGAAACAGCT
This genomic window from Crocosphaera sp. UHCC 0190 contains:
- a CDS encoding cytochrome c oxidase subunit II; the protein is MMTPILEKIALFISVALMIVISYWLGQQSYNWMPVAATAEAKHVDDLFSFLVALGSFIFLGVVGMIVFSIITCRADENDYTEGHPSRGNNKLEFFWTATPTILVLWIGWQSFNIYQQLDIEGLNKIIDLKASESGNKSMLIAQKIPNQIEEIEVIAKQWDWTFRYPQSNITTSELHLPQNKRVRLILESEDVIHGFYVPEFRFKQDMIPNHRLNFTFTPLKEGKYKLHDSQFSGTYFALMEADVYIDSPEAYGQWLQSAHNNILKPSLAATEHAHQPRQLIRSDWPTIEPATPFVAQQ
- a CDS encoding heme-copper oxidase subunit III, whose translation is MTNFIDNVLGTPARDTREGKKGNLLFGVTVFLLSESMVFVSFFLTYIILRLSTKQWLPSGVLGPQLSITIIINTIVLLSSSLVIYLAERAIKKYKLVRFRLLWLTTSVMGTYFLVGTFKEWQGLDFGLSTGLVGATFYLFTGFHALHIIVGIFLQMLMLVRSFVRGNYNRGHYGVISVSLFWHFVDGIWIILFSLLYLWQAKH
- a CDS encoding cation diffusion facilitator family transporter, with product MTHSHSHDHHHHHHPVSNYTRAFLIGTLLNVGFVAIEFSFGFWTQSLSLLADAGHNLSDVFGLLLAWSGNFLSQYPPTQRYTYGLRRSSILAALLNALVLLLVMGGIAWEAVQRIFSPSPIPGITIMIVALVGVIINTITALLFMSGRNQDLNIRGAFLHMAADAVVSFGVILTGLAILLTGWLWFDPVVSLIIVAVIVVGTWQLLKDSVNLALDAVPVAIEPKAVRTYLTELPGVTQIHDLHIWAMSTRETALTVHLVMPNGFPGDAFLTETCHQLHDLFGIEHPTLQIETGDPNYPCNLAPDHRV
- the ctaD gene encoding cytochrome c oxidase subunit I codes for the protein MTHSSATNLKESQIKQQAWKRYFTFNTDHKVIGIQYLVTTFIFFLIAGILSMILRGELITPPSDLVDRSLYNGLFTLHGTVMIFLWIIPSLVGLANYLIPLMIGAKDMAFPKLNAIAFWLIPIGGILLLSSFLLPSGSAQAGWWSYPPVSIQNPTGYPINGQTIWLLSIIVLGISSIMGGVNFLTTILRMRAPGMHFFRMPIFVWTVLSAQLLQLFCLPALTGAAIMLLFDLSFGTNFFNPTSGGDPVLYQHLFWFYSHPAVYVMVLPAFGVFSEVIPAFTRNPLFGYKSVAVASFGISLVSIFVWVHHMFASGTPSWMRILFMFSTMLVAIPTGVKVFAWTATVWRSKLHLDTPMLFALGGVVMFIIGGITGVMLGAVAFDLHVNNTYFVVGHFHYVVYNTITMALFAAIYFWFPKMTGRMYHEGWGKIHFWLTFIGANLTFFPMLPVGLQGMVRRISSYDPQYAGWNILASLGAFLLGMATLPFMANLVVSCLIGIQAPNNPWYATGLEWATTSPPPTENFETIPTVTLAPYSYGLPQYSTVDTTDEEAIKRHGN